TTCCTTCCAAACAAAagaagccttttaaaccctttgGCAGATTTAGTAGGGTTCTCATCGCTTTCCCACTTCTTCCTGGAATGGATTTGCTCAGAGACTGCTCCATTACTTGGTGGTGGAGTTGAGATTTCTATCTCAGAAATTTCAGATGACAcaggaaaattttcatttgttgCTCCATTCGCTTCGATATTCTCAGCATAACTCATCAAATTTTTGTTAGGTGATGCTGGCATAGGATGTATAGCAATTTCAGGAATATCTTCTTGGGGACCTTCAGAAAGTGTTTTCTCTACAGTATGAACAGAAGATGCTTTAGATAATCCTTCAACATTGCCTTCTAGCTGATCCAGTCGTGGAACATGATCTTCAGTAGGGACAGATGAAGCCATGTTGAGTGAATCCTCATTGCAGTCTCCATCATCCTGATGTGAAATCACATTTTCCCCATTCTTCTCGGTCGAAGATTTACTGCGCAGCTCCTTAATGTCTTTCAGAACAAGGGCATCATTGGCTTCAGTTGCTTGTGCAGCTGATGACTTTGCTAACAATCCTGCTGTCGAATCCATGGAATCCTTTGCTTGAACATCAGAGTCAGAAGAAAGTGCCTGATTTAAATTCGTAGAGACCTTTATCGCATCTGAAGGTTTCTTATTCTCAGCACCAGCTGTCTTCTGTGGTAAGGTAGTTGCACCAACACCATTTGCCTTCAAGGTAGATTTTTTGGGCTGCTCCAGCTTTGATTGAGTCGACGAGACCTTCTGAGTTACTCGTGCAGTTGCAAGGCGATCTATGGTGGAACTCCTAAGAACTGGCTTATTTACTTTCTTGGTCTCTTCAATTGGGGTCTGAATTTTAGGCTTCTCAGTCTTCATGGAAGTCGTTGCAGTTTTATTTACTGTAGCTGTCTTTTTAGTTGCTGCACTAAACCCGCTAGAAGCACTTCTTTCAGCAATTCTCTTCTGGCGTTGAAGAGCTAACTCCTCCAATCTCTTTCTGGTCTCTTCCTCCTATAGGATAAGGGGCGAAAAGAGATTGAACAAAATCAgcataaaataaacaagcaacTAAAGGTCTTAAATATCCAAAGAAAATGGAACACTAACTGGCATTTAAAAGAACATAATCAATGTCATAGTGGGCCAATACAAATAATCAAGCCATCACCAAAATGActggaagagaggaaggaaaTCGTGAATGACATTTTCAGGAGATTTTATAAAGTTTATCTCCATGCTTTAAGAAACTCTCtgaaatgaaattaaattatccCAAATCAGAATGGACTTGTGTCTAATTCCATATcaaacattataaaaaatttcaaattttattgcaCATTTATAAGCTCCCTCACAACCAGCTTCCTAgaatgaatgaaagaaaaaaagaaaagaaaggaaaggcttaaaaattattataaataaaggAAGCTACagtatttttttcctttcttttctctcattcAGTCAGGGACCCAATTCGACCCTAAATGTATATTAAATACCTTCTCGAATTTGCTCCTCGGAACTGAAGTTTGGCTTCCAGAAGATGGTTTTCTGCTCCCTGATGTGATATTAGATTTGCTTTTCCCAAGGGATCCATTTAAAAGTTTAGACCTTCCTTCTTTACTTGTAACTTTTCCCCCAGGAGTTCCACCTTTTTTACCTTTTCTATCCTTACCATCAGAAGGCAGCTTATCCTCAACACAACCAGTTGTTTCATAGTCAGAATGCCTCTTATTGGCTTCAGTTGATAAAATGCTACTCTCATAATCCATTTCTGGAGTCCAAGATGCCACAGCATGTTCAACAGTTGAATCACGATCAAGCATCATGTAAAGGTCATCTGGCTCATGAGCAGCAATAGCTTCAGGCTTATCATGTGAAATTTCTGGTGTCCCATATTCATATtgagcatctccaacaatgtCTTGAACCATGCTTATGTCAGTCCTTAGTAGAGAATCAGATTGATTATCGAATGATCGAGCTTGAACCATGAATGAGTCATCAGCTAAAACatcctttttattcttttcagcATGAAAACTATCAACAGTTACCGGTGAAACGTAAACACCATCGAACATGTTGAGATCTTTGCTTTCATCCTGATTTGCTGATTTATCTGGTTGGCTGCTGATGAACCAATCTCCTTCTTCTTGACATTTGGTTATGGAAGATTTATCAGATAGAATAGCATGGGAATGATTCCCTGATCCTTCACTTCTCTGCACAAATAACAATTCCTCATATGTGCTATCTGCTTTCCTAATAGTTGGGTGGACATTTTCGTCAACTTCCAAATTCCCAATGCGAGTTTTCCCTTCCATACCTGCATTCCTCTCTATTACAACAAAGGAATCACTAGATACCGTTTGTGGCTTTGTAACTTTCTCTTGTTCCAGGTTAAAGGAAAATGACCTTCCCTCTTCAGAGTTAGTCTTGAAATATTCCTCCTGGACTTCTACAGAGTGTGGCTCTGTACCAATATAACTTGACTCGTCTCTCATAAGAAGATCCTGGAAAGCACCCCAATGGTCATTTCTTTTCCCCCCCTCAGAATTTTTAACCACTGTATTCTTAATTTCCTGATCAGCAGCATCATTTGAACCATTTACAATGCCGGGAAGCTTGGCCCCCACTTGTTTTCTATGATGGCGTGAAGTTGACTTATGTCTTCTCTCCAATGATTCAACTGCTTCCTCAACTTGctgtttgagtgaatccccatCAATGAATGCATCCTCATCAGATGCATTCCCGTCAGAGCCAGTGTccttctctccatctctcttagAGGTGATGTAATTGATATTGCGGATAACAACCTTTCTTGAGGACTTCTTCCCATGCTTCTTTTTACGCGGCTGCTCTTTTGAAGAGTACTTTTTGTTATGCTCCAAATACCCATCATCTGATTCACTCTCAGAACTGCCGTCACTGGGCTCAGTGGATCCATCTTGCTCTGAAGTTTCCAGTAATTTTCCACTTGCAAGTTTCTTTTTGTTCCTATAAGATGATTTATGATTCCGATGATTATCTAGTTCCTGATCATGAACAGGACCAGAATCTTCGACATTTGAAGGCCACTGCATATTCCCTGGATAATATGAAGAAGGCTGCATACCAGGAAAAAGGTAGTTTGGATATGGGGGCATTTGTTGATATACAGGACCTTGAAAATTGTGCATGTAATGGGGCATATGGTTTGCCCATGACATTGGTGCTTGAGCTCTCCCATTTGTTGATGGTATTTGAGTTGATGTTGGCAAGCTAGTATCTGCGCATTTCAGAGTCAAAGAGGTAATAGTTACCCACTAAAGAGAACAATCTTTACTAGTTTCTGCATAATtggcaatttaaaaataagctCCTGTCAAAACAGGTTTTTCTCCACAAAGCATGGCCAAGTGACAAATAACTGATAAGAAATCCAACCACATAAATATAAGGTATAAGAACACACAAAAGCAAAATTGCATCGTCCCACAGAAATTAAAGTTACGATGTCCATGAGGCTagaatctattttttttcttgaaaacttcAGGTCATCATAAGTGTAGTTCATTCTCtatgggggtgtttggcaaaccacAAAACAGGTTCagttcttatctaaactaaacCTGAATCATATTGACTTTgaactgattttattttatatccaaTTTTTCTAGACACAAGTTAAAATTAATATGGATTAACATGCAGTTCGTCTAAACTCAATTTGAAACTTGTTTTAGTATATATTTAGCTTGTTTAGATTATCTATggtaattaatttataatgcAGGAATGTGCGCACATATATATTGCCAATCTAATTAATGTAACCATCaaagataatattttaaattttttttattaagttaaatatatatgtatttttaggcttaaaaattaaatttggccccctatcaaaattaaatttgactcttcattcatattttagccccctCATAAATCATGATTCCATCCCCGGGAATATGTATGTTGAAAATAACAAATTTGAAACTAGTTTTTAGAGGAATATATACtctaattttaaatgaaaaagtgtaaaaattaaaaccagttctttgaaccaaaaaaaatttaccaaattGGAAAAAGAACAGTTATATTGTTTATAATTGTACCAGTTCTATGACatgccaaacaccccctataTATACCTACGGTAAATCTACATTATAGAAAGTTAGGATTGAGAATTGAACAATGGCAGGCATATATATTTCTCATACTCTTTGTTAATTCatgttattagtttttttagtaTAAGAGatacttatctaaaaaaataaaataaataaaaaaggcatGAGAGATACTAgaacaataattaaatgattaaattcatcattttatattcgcttaaaattttaggataagtgATAACTTAACATGAAATCAGAGTAGACGTTTTGAATTCAAATACTGACTGCACatgaggagagagagggagagaagagaatGGTGAagttacaaacaaacaaagacgGGTTTGTCAAAGATGGAAGttcattcttatttttaattaactatCATACCAAATGGCTGTGGCTTGACCAAATTTAGGATTAAGAtgcttttactttctttctttctgtttttctagAAATGAAGTAAGCTTTGCATGACACAAAACTGAATTTTTGGACTTTCCTCATTACATTGTCTAGATGTGCATATAACAAACGAATTTTAGGAGGGTCACTGCAGAATCTATGGAGCCATAATCGACCTATTTTCCACGTGTTATTAGAcattaatttctcattttaCTCTTATTAAATACACACTTTTAAAGAGGCCTTTATGGATTGTTTCACAGGTCCAAAGTACGCTTATTATGACAAATTGGATATTCAACCATACCTTGGCTACCTTCCAAACTTCCATGACTTGCAGTTGAATCAGACGCTGATGCATCTACAGAGCCGTTCTGCTTCCCACTAGAGAGACTATTTGGATGAA
This genomic interval from Corylus avellana chromosome ca3, CavTom2PMs-1.0 contains the following:
- the LOC132173738 gene encoding COP1-interacting protein 7 isoform X2 — encoded protein: MNRIRLQRVLETRKAVLHKEQAMAYARALVAGFELDYIDDLISFADAFGASRLREACINFIDLCKKKNEDRRWVDEIAAMQVFSQPELPYLGTSGIMLAGEDLENSQNITINVHPNSLSSGKQNGSVDASASDSTASHGSLEGSQDTSLPTSTQIPSTNGRAQAPMSWANHMPHYMHNFQGPVYQQMPPYPNYLFPGMQPSSYYPGNMQWPSNVEDSGPVHDQELDNHRNHKSSYRNKKKLASGKLLETSEQDGSTEPSDGSSESESDDGYLEHNKKYSSKEQPRKKKHGKKSSRKVVIRNINYITSKRDGEKDTGSDGNASDEDAFIDGDSLKQQVEEAVESLERRHKSTSRHHRKQVGAKLPGIVNGSNDAADQEIKNTVVKNSEGGKRNDHWGAFQDLLMRDESSYIGTEPHSVEVQEEYFKTNSEEGRSFSFNLEQEKVTKPQTVSSDSFVVIERNAGMEGKTRIGNLEVDENVHPTIRKADSTYEELLFVQRSEGSGNHSHAILSDKSSITKCQEEGDWFISSQPDKSANQDESKDLNMFDGVYVSPVTVDSFHAEKNKKDVLADDSFMVQARSFDNQSDSLLRTDISMVQDIVGDAQYEYGTPEISHDKPEAIAAHEPDDLYMMLDRDSTVEHAVASWTPEMDYESSILSTEANKRHSDYETTGCVEDKLPSDGKDRKGKKGGTPGGKVTSKEGRSKLLNGSLGKSKSNITSGSRKPSSGSQTSVPRSKFEKEEETRKRLEELALQRQKRIAERSASSGFSAATKKTATVNKTATTSMKTEKPKIQTPIEETKKVNKPVLRSSTIDRLATARVTQKVSSTQSKLEQPKKSTLKANGVGATTLPQKTAGAENKKPSDAIKVSTNLNQALSSDSDVQAKDSMDSTAGLLAKSSAAQATEANDALVLKDIKELRSKSSTEKNGENVISHQDDGDCNEDSLNMASSVPTEDHVPRLDQLEGNVEGLSKASSVHTVEKTLSEGPQEDIPEIAIHPMPASPNKNLMSYAENIEANGATNENFPVSSEISEIEISTPPPSNGAVSEQIHSRKKWESDENPTKSAKGFKRLLLFGRKKAETHL
- the LOC132173738 gene encoding COP1-interacting protein 7 isoform X1 gives rise to the protein MDPRTHLDHVLFQLTPTRTRCDLVIFAGGLTEKLASGLLEPFLLHLKSAKDQISRGGYSITLRPAGSVASWFTKATLQRFVRFVSTPEVLERFVTIEREIVQIENSIQSSESLEADGADGNSKRSSASLDSKGESNGTGDAIPEENSKIRLQRVLETRKAVLHKEQAMAYARALVAGFELDYIDDLISFADAFGASRLREACINFIDLCKKKNEDRRWVDEIAAMQVFSQPELPYLGTSGIMLAGEDLENSQNITINVHPNSLSSGKQNGSVDASASDSTASHGSLEGSQDTSLPTSTQIPSTNGRAQAPMSWANHMPHYMHNFQGPVYQQMPPYPNYLFPGMQPSSYYPGNMQWPSNVEDSGPVHDQELDNHRNHKSSYRNKKKLASGKLLETSEQDGSTEPSDGSSESESDDGYLEHNKKYSSKEQPRKKKHGKKSSRKVVIRNINYITSKRDGEKDTGSDGNASDEDAFIDGDSLKQQVEEAVESLERRHKSTSRHHRKQVGAKLPGIVNGSNDAADQEIKNTVVKNSEGGKRNDHWGAFQDLLMRDESSYIGTEPHSVEVQEEYFKTNSEEGRSFSFNLEQEKVTKPQTVSSDSFVVIERNAGMEGKTRIGNLEVDENVHPTIRKADSTYEELLFVQRSEGSGNHSHAILSDKSSITKCQEEGDWFISSQPDKSANQDESKDLNMFDGVYVSPVTVDSFHAEKNKKDVLADDSFMVQARSFDNQSDSLLRTDISMVQDIVGDAQYEYGTPEISHDKPEAIAAHEPDDLYMMLDRDSTVEHAVASWTPEMDYESSILSTEANKRHSDYETTGCVEDKLPSDGKDRKGKKGGTPGGKVTSKEGRSKLLNGSLGKSKSNITSGSRKPSSGSQTSVPRSKFEKEEETRKRLEELALQRQKRIAERSASSGFSAATKKTATVNKTATTSMKTEKPKIQTPIEETKKVNKPVLRSSTIDRLATARVTQKVSSTQSKLEQPKKSTLKANGVGATTLPQKTAGAENKKPSDAIKVSTNLNQALSSDSDVQAKDSMDSTAGLLAKSSAAQATEANDALVLKDIKELRSKSSTEKNGENVISHQDDGDCNEDSLNMASSVPTEDHVPRLDQLEGNVEGLSKASSVHTVEKTLSEGPQEDIPEIAIHPMPASPNKNLMSYAENIEANGATNENFPVSSEISEIEISTPPPSNGAVSEQIHSRKKWESDENPTKSAKGFKRLLLFGRKKAETHL